The Martelella sp. AD-3 genome includes a region encoding these proteins:
- a CDS encoding FGGY-family carbohydrate kinase: MTELRIGLDVGTTAIKVAAYTPEGKCVAGAARVNKVSRPAPGHAEQDMEAIWTLTAECLSELSAKCEGASFAALGVCAQGDGLWLMDEAGAPCGNAMLWNDTRASADLETLNGRGATGAVGLGCHTDLWPGTSAMLWRWLRRNRPETALRARAAFTCADWIGYRLTGQIATDFSNASIPLIDFDTRSYGPRQIDLLECNDLGSILARPRHASEQLGRLSAEAGRRTGLPEGLPVSVGTLDLAAMIVGMGLDRPGQTMMILGTTAVVNILTDHVTPTEKPVGASALHPTSEAIIRILAPSTGAAAFDWFTALHPKSLGGESTDEIAGKLNALVENVPPGANGVTFLPYLNGERAPFVSPDIRAQFHGLRADTTKAEMGRAVMEGTAMSLRHCFEAEDGLPPAPVQLTGGGSKNPVWCQIIADVIGQDIVVSPASDQGLWGAACLGAAAAGLGDAIALSRREETAVVYRARPEIHARYSTVYRRYALISSAMRTLQTALNSLKEENA; this comes from the coding sequence GTGACTGAACTGAGAATAGGACTGGATGTCGGCACGACCGCAATCAAGGTCGCCGCCTACACGCCGGAGGGCAAATGCGTGGCCGGCGCCGCCCGCGTCAACAAGGTATCGCGCCCCGCGCCGGGCCATGCCGAACAGGATATGGAAGCCATCTGGACGCTGACCGCGGAATGCCTCAGCGAATTGTCGGCGAAATGCGAGGGTGCTTCCTTTGCCGCGCTCGGGGTCTGCGCGCAGGGCGACGGTCTTTGGCTGATGGACGAAGCCGGCGCGCCCTGCGGCAACGCCATGCTGTGGAACGATACGCGGGCCTCCGCCGATCTTGAGACGCTGAATGGAAGAGGAGCGACGGGCGCCGTGGGGCTTGGCTGCCACACCGACCTGTGGCCCGGCACCTCAGCCATGCTGTGGCGCTGGCTGCGCAGAAACCGCCCGGAAACCGCCTTGCGCGCCAGGGCAGCCTTTACCTGCGCCGACTGGATAGGCTACCGGCTCACCGGCCAAATCGCGACCGATTTCTCCAATGCCTCCATCCCCCTTATCGATTTTGACACCCGCAGCTACGGCCCGCGCCAGATCGACCTGCTTGAATGCAATGATCTCGGCAGCATTCTAGCACGCCCCAGGCACGCTTCGGAACAACTCGGCAGGCTATCCGCCGAAGCCGGGCGAAGGACCGGCCTTCCGGAAGGGCTGCCGGTTTCGGTGGGCACACTCGATCTTGCCGCGATGATTGTCGGCATGGGTCTCGACCGCCCGGGCCAGACGATGATGATCCTGGGCACGACGGCCGTCGTGAACATTCTCACCGATCACGTGACCCCGACCGAAAAGCCGGTCGGCGCATCGGCGCTGCATCCGACAAGCGAGGCGATCATCCGTATTCTCGCGCCATCAACCGGTGCAGCCGCCTTCGACTGGTTCACCGCCCTTCACCCCAAGAGCCTCGGCGGCGAATCGACCGACGAGATTGCCGGCAAGCTCAATGCGCTTGTCGAGAATGTTCCCCCCGGCGCCAACGGCGTGACCTTCCTGCCCTATCTGAACGGCGAGCGCGCGCCCTTCGTCTCCCCTGACATCCGCGCGCAGTTCCACGGCCTGAGGGCAGACACGACCAAGGCCGAGATGGGCCGCGCCGTCATGGAAGGCACGGCGATGAGCCTGCGCCATTGTTTCGAGGCGGAAGACGGCTTGCCCCCGGCGCCGGTGCAACTGACCGGCGGCGGATCGAAAAACCCGGTCTGGTGCCAGATCATCGCCGATGTGATCGGCCAGGACATCGTGGTTTCGCCGGCCTCGGACCAGGGCTTGTGGGGCGCTGCCTGCCTGGGCGCCGCGGCTGCCGGCCTCGGCGACGCGATTGCCCTTTCGAGGCGCGAGGAGACTGCCGTCGTCTATCGCGCCCGCCCTGAAATCCACGCACGATATTCGACGGTCTACCGCCGCTACGCGCTGATCTCTTCAGCCATGCGCACCCTGCAGACCGCACTGAACAGCCTGAAGGAGGAGAATGCATGA
- a CDS encoding sugar ABC transporter substrate-binding protein has product MNKIVAAALMAAAAGLYAIPAAAQEDGLSLEGKTIGVAVVGTQHFWDREAFNGATTTVEELGGTVVPVDGGRDNQVHADNHDVLLNRGVDAVISILGDGSVEPKFEALKEAGIPVFTVDHPSPYSTNNTTSDNYSMGTTIGRYMADAIGGKGKVAVFNAFEESLRICGIRTGLWKYVLQDYPEIEIIQPELAEEFANAPEDARRQTLDLLSQYPEGTIDAIHVGCWDQPAIGIVQALEETGRTEIKVTALDGGPETLEIMAEEGSPFVANVAQQPYLIGATSAENVARYFAGEELLPQTYVDVVPVNGPEEARQAYEDLGYGSLN; this is encoded by the coding sequence ATGAATAAAATCGTCGCTGCGGCTCTTATGGCCGCTGCTGCAGGACTGTACGCCATTCCGGCTGCGGCCCAGGAAGACGGTCTGTCGCTTGAAGGCAAGACCATCGGCGTGGCCGTGGTCGGGACCCAGCACTTCTGGGACCGCGAGGCCTTCAATGGCGCCACCACGACGGTCGAGGAACTTGGCGGCACGGTCGTTCCCGTCGACGGCGGCCGCGACAACCAGGTCCATGCCGACAACCACGATGTGCTTTTGAACCGCGGCGTCGATGCGGTGATCTCGATCCTCGGCGACGGCTCGGTCGAGCCGAAGTTCGAGGCGCTGAAGGAAGCCGGCATTCCCGTCTTCACCGTCGATCACCCCTCGCCCTATTCCACCAACAACACCACGTCCGACAATTATTCGATGGGCACGACGATCGGCCGCTACATGGCGGATGCGATCGGCGGCAAGGGCAAGGTCGCCGTCTTCAACGCCTTCGAGGAATCGCTGCGCATTTGCGGCATCCGCACGGGGCTTTGGAAATATGTGCTGCAGGACTATCCGGAAATCGAGATCATCCAGCCGGAACTGGCTGAGGAATTCGCCAATGCGCCGGAAGATGCCCGTCGCCAGACGCTCGATCTCCTGAGCCAGTATCCGGAAGGCACGATCGACGCGATCCATGTCGGCTGCTGGGACCAGCCCGCAATCGGCATCGTGCAGGCGCTGGAGGAAACCGGCCGCACGGAGATCAAGGTCACCGCACTGGACGGCGGACCCGAGACGCTGGAAATCATGGCCGAGGAGGGAAGCCCCTTCGTCGCCAATGTGGCCCAGCAGCCCTATCTGATCGGGGCGACCTCGGCTGAAAACGTCGCACGCTACTTCGCCGGCGAGGAGCTTCTGCCGCAGACCTATGTGGATGTTGTTCCGGTGAACGGCCCGGAGGAGGCACGCCAGGCCTATGAGGACCTGGGTTACGGCAGCCTGAACTAG
- a CDS encoding NAD(P)/FAD-dependent oxidoreductase produces the protein MATTDNKPKTNAQRWKRPKRFDRNLIVIGAGSAGLVSAYIAAGAKAKVTLVEANRMGGDCLNFGCVPSKALIGSAKAAHRMRHADRYGLRPVEPNIPFSAVMERVHKVIAEIEPHDSIERYTALGVEVLQGYAKLIDPWTVEIALSSGETQRLTTRAIVIATGAQPFVPPIPGIEDVGFLTSDTLWDGLRDRPEAPKRLVVLGGGPIGCELAQSFARLGSKVTQIEMAPRLMMREDEDASGLVEASLRSDGVRVLTGHKAVACGVEAGDKWIEVEHDGDRQRIEFDDMIAAVGRSPRLKGFGLEELGIKTDRVVATNAYLQTLHPNILAAGDVAGPYQFTHVAGHQAWFATINALFGDIRRFRADYRVIPWATFTDPEVARVGLSETEAREKNIPHEVTRFGNDDLDRAIADGSPGGFVKVLTVPGKDRILGATIVGDHAGDLLAEFVFAMKHGHGLGKILGTIHIYPTRAEANKMVAGQWRRNHLNGVLLSLLERFQTWRRG, from the coding sequence ATGGCAACGACAGATAACAAACCGAAAACCAACGCACAGCGGTGGAAACGGCCGAAGCGGTTTGACCGCAATCTCATCGTGATCGGCGCTGGTTCCGCAGGGCTCGTCTCGGCCTATATCGCCGCAGGCGCGAAAGCAAAGGTGACGCTGGTCGAGGCGAACAGGATGGGGGGCGATTGCCTCAACTTCGGCTGTGTGCCATCCAAGGCGCTGATCGGCAGTGCGAAGGCGGCGCATCGGATGCGCCACGCAGACCGCTATGGGCTCAGACCGGTCGAGCCGAATATCCCCTTTTCCGCCGTGATGGAGCGGGTGCACAAGGTTATTGCCGAAATCGAGCCGCATGACAGCATCGAACGCTATACCGCACTGGGCGTCGAGGTTCTGCAAGGCTATGCGAAGCTGATCGATCCCTGGACGGTGGAGATCGCGTTGAGCAGCGGCGAGACCCAACGCCTGACGACCCGCGCGATCGTCATCGCCACAGGCGCGCAACCCTTCGTGCCGCCGATCCCCGGCATTGAGGATGTCGGCTTTCTCACGTCAGACACGCTCTGGGATGGACTGCGCGATCGCCCCGAGGCGCCAAAGCGGCTGGTCGTGCTGGGCGGCGGGCCGATCGGCTGCGAACTGGCGCAAAGTTTTGCACGGCTCGGGTCAAAGGTCACACAGATCGAAATGGCTCCGCGCCTGATGATGCGCGAGGACGAGGACGCCTCCGGGCTCGTCGAGGCATCTCTCCGATCGGATGGCGTGAGGGTTCTGACGGGTCACAAGGCTGTCGCCTGCGGCGTGGAAGCGGGCGACAAATGGATCGAGGTCGAACACGATGGCGACAGACAGCGCATCGAATTCGATGACATGATCGCAGCCGTTGGCCGGTCGCCGCGGCTGAAAGGATTCGGCCTGGAAGAGCTCGGCATCAAGACGGACCGTGTCGTGGCGACCAATGCGTATCTGCAAACGCTTCACCCGAATATCCTCGCCGCCGGCGATGTCGCGGGGCCTTATCAGTTCACCCATGTCGCCGGGCATCAGGCCTGGTTTGCCACGATCAATGCGCTCTTTGGCGACATCAGGCGCTTCAGGGCCGACTACCGCGTCATTCCCTGGGCAACCTTCACCGACCCGGAGGTGGCGCGTGTCGGGCTGTCCGAAACCGAGGCGAGGGAGAAGAACATTCCCCACGAAGTGACGCGCTTCGGCAACGACGATCTCGACCGCGCAATCGCCGATGGTTCGCCAGGCGGCTTCGTCAAGGTGCTGACGGTTCCGGGCAAGGACAGGATTCTCGGTGCGACCATCGTCGGCGACCATGCCGGCGATCTGCTCGCGGAATTCGTTTTCGCCATGAAACACGGACACGGTCTGGGGAAAATCCTGGGGACGATCCATATCTATCCGACACGCGCCGAGGCAAACAAGATGGTTGCCGGCCAGTGGCGCCGCAACCATCTCAACGGCGTCCTCCTTTCGCTACTCGAAAGATTCCAGACATGGAGGCGCGGATGA
- a CDS encoding sugar-binding transcriptional regulator — MKHAQRYYSAGGEKDALLSNVALLYYGEGLTQGEIARRFKISRATVVNMLRECREKGIVEIQVDGALLAASTLSRDLCSRFGLEDVYVASGEAAPSSSGRAENLPLVARVAAMAVLDIAEAGDRIGVAWGETIAAMAKAMPRAPMNDIEVCQLIGSKDSDRVPASEICAIEVANKLDADCFTLHAPGIVSTVALAEAFRSEPTIRTQLARLADLDLTIASVGNVADDTHLVTAGMATPAALRAARKAGSVGIYCCRYIDAKGNDMPLEPQDRIIAASIDNLKAARKRLLVVCGADRLQATRAAIEGGLVTHLVADQTLASALLAME, encoded by the coding sequence ATGAAACACGCGCAGCGTTACTATTCGGCCGGCGGCGAAAAGGATGCTCTCCTTTCCAATGTCGCCCTTCTCTATTACGGCGAGGGCCTGACGCAGGGCGAGATCGCCCGGCGGTTCAAGATTTCGCGGGCAACCGTCGTCAACATGCTGCGCGAGTGCCGCGAGAAGGGCATCGTCGAAATCCAGGTGGACGGCGCGCTTCTCGCGGCATCCACACTGTCGCGCGATCTCTGCTCCCGGTTCGGCCTGGAGGATGTGTATGTGGCCAGCGGCGAGGCCGCGCCGTCGAGCAGCGGAAGAGCCGAAAACCTGCCTCTGGTCGCGCGCGTCGCCGCCATGGCCGTGCTGGATATCGCCGAGGCCGGCGACAGGATCGGCGTTGCCTGGGGCGAGACGATCGCGGCGATGGCGAAGGCCATGCCGCGCGCGCCGATGAACGACATCGAGGTGTGCCAGCTGATCGGTTCGAAGGATTCAGACCGCGTTCCGGCATCCGAAATCTGCGCCATCGAGGTTGCCAACAAGCTCGACGCCGACTGTTTCACACTGCATGCGCCCGGGATCGTCTCGACCGTGGCGCTGGCCGAGGCCTTTCGCAGCGAACCCACGATCAGGACGCAGCTGGCCCGCCTCGCCGATCTCGATCTCACGATCGCCTCCGTGGGCAATGTCGCTGACGACACGCACCTCGTCACCGCCGGCATGGCGACGCCAGCGGCGCTGCGGGCAGCGCGGAAAGCCGGCAGCGTCGGCATCTATTGCTGCCGCTACATCGACGCCAAGGGCAACGACATGCCGCTTGAGCCCCAGGACCGCATCATCGCCGCAAGCATCGACAACCTCAAAGCCGCGCGCAAGCGGCTCCTCGTCGTCTGCGGCGCGGACCGCCTGCAGGCGACCCGCGCGGCGATCGAAGGCGGCCTCGTGACCCACCTCGTCGCCGACCAGACGCTCGCAAGCGCGCTTCTTGCGATGGAGTGA
- a CDS encoding RNA polymerase sigma factor codes for MSNTESDEHLARLLVEGNQVAFEGLFRRHNAAMIRFCTGMVQSRQTAEEVVQDTWVSVLNRIDLFEGRSSLASWIFTILINKARTRAKREGRVVLFDDQGDGDGLADAFDGRGRWRTMPALWDDLTPERHVAGRSILQHVEAVIATLPPAQRAVLILRGQQELDPSEVCALLDISEGNMRVLLHRARVTLRNALDRLNKEA; via the coding sequence GTGAGCAATACGGAAAGTGACGAGCATTTGGCGCGGTTGCTGGTTGAAGGGAACCAGGTTGCCTTCGAAGGCCTGTTCCGACGGCACAATGCGGCGATGATCCGCTTTTGCACGGGGATGGTCCAGTCCCGTCAGACAGCGGAGGAGGTGGTTCAGGATACCTGGGTATCCGTGCTCAACCGTATCGATCTCTTCGAGGGTCGCAGTTCGCTGGCGAGCTGGATTTTCACCATCCTGATCAACAAGGCCCGCACCCGTGCAAAGCGCGAGGGGCGTGTCGTCCTGTTTGACGACCAGGGTGACGGCGATGGGCTGGCCGATGCCTTTGACGGACGCGGGCGCTGGCGCACAATGCCCGCGCTTTGGGACGATCTGACGCCCGAGCGCCACGTGGCAGGCAGGAGCATTCTGCAGCATGTGGAGGCGGTGATCGCGACGCTGCCTCCGGCACAGCGGGCGGTGCTGATCCTGCGCGGTCAACAGGAGCTCGATCCTTCCGAGGTCTGTGCGCTGCTCGACATCAGCGAGGGAAACATGCGCGTTTTGCTGCACCGGGCGCGCGTGACGCTGCGCAACGCCCTTGACCGTCTGAACAAGGAAGCTTGA
- a CDS encoding alcohol dehydrogenase catalytic domain-containing protein — translation MNAMMRAAVYHALDDIRLEDRPVPEIGPGEVLLKTLACGLCGGETMAWYKKSQPKVLGHEPVGEVVKVGDGVTDYKPGDRLFVNHHVGRVNSHWSLRGHFTRDPFYSSMKLDPGGVCEYYRVTAQHLAMDAHKLPDSISNEAATTIEPWSCVLSGLKVCNIQPGDTVAVVGAGFMGQGFVHMAPLFGAGKVVSLDFSEWRLEKARFFGATHTINPKTADAVAEMRALNNGRLADTVIVIAPFPSAWDQAMALVEPGGCLHLGAPLPPGTDWVQDGHKAYFDQITVTSRYSSDHRDTYSYIRLLEAGRIRADDAISHRFGIEDSAEAFRMLVEAEKSLKIVVYPHGIPGKEAA, via the coding sequence ATGAACGCAATGATGAGAGCGGCCGTCTACCACGCGCTCGATGATATCCGGCTGGAAGACAGGCCCGTTCCCGAAATCGGCCCCGGCGAGGTTCTCCTGAAGACGCTGGCCTGCGGCCTCTGCGGCGGCGAGACGATGGCATGGTACAAGAAATCCCAGCCCAAGGTGCTCGGCCACGAACCGGTCGGCGAAGTGGTGAAGGTCGGCGACGGCGTCACCGACTACAAGCCCGGCGACCGGCTGTTCGTCAATCATCATGTCGGCCGGGTCAATTCCCACTGGTCGCTGCGCGGTCATTTCACCCGCGATCCGTTCTACTCCTCGATGAAGCTCGATCCGGGCGGGGTCTGCGAATATTACCGGGTCACGGCCCAGCATCTGGCCATGGACGCCCACAAGCTTCCCGACAGCATTTCCAACGAGGCGGCGACGACGATCGAACCCTGGTCCTGCGTGCTGTCGGGCCTGAAGGTCTGCAACATCCAGCCGGGCGATACGGTTGCCGTCGTCGGCGCCGGCTTCATGGGCCAGGGTTTCGTGCACATGGCGCCGCTTTTCGGCGCGGGCAAGGTCGTGTCGCTCGATTTCTCCGAGTGGCGGCTTGAAAAGGCGCGCTTTTTCGGCGCGACCCATACGATCAACCCGAAGACGGCCGATGCGGTTGCCGAGATGCGGGCGCTCAACAATGGCCGGCTCGCCGATACCGTGATCGTCATTGCCCCCTTCCCGTCCGCCTGGGATCAGGCGATGGCGCTGGTCGAACCCGGCGGTTGCCTGCATCTCGGCGCGCCGCTGCCGCCTGGAACCGACTGGGTGCAGGACGGCCACAAGGCCTATTTCGACCAGATCACCGTGACCTCGCGCTATTCCTCAGACCACCGCGACACCTACAGCTATATCCGCCTTCTGGAAGCCGGACGGATCAGGGCGGATGACGCGATCTCGCATCGGTTTGGCATTGAAGACAGCGCCGAGGCCTTTCGCATGCTGGTCGAGGCGGAAAAATCGCTGAAGATCGTCGTCTATCCCCACGGTATTCCCGGCAAGGAGGCTGCATAA
- a CDS encoding CDP-alcohol phosphatidyltransferase family protein has protein sequence MIDARILPLQRAVLQPVAGLLARRGLRADVVSLTGFLAGVGAFIGLCFGAWSLALALILCNRVMDGLDGAVARIQGPTDRGAYLDIALDMVFYALIPLGFAVQAPAIHALPAAVLIVSFVGTGSSFLAFSAVAAKRGREAPEFPTKGIYYAGGLAEGFETIAIFVAMCLFPGNFPVIAYGFAALCALTTVIRWRQGWVAFSGAVK, from the coding sequence ATGATCGACGCCCGGATCTTGCCGCTTCAGCGCGCTGTCCTTCAGCCGGTTGCCGGGCTTCTGGCGCGGCGCGGCCTACGCGCCGACGTGGTCAGCCTCACAGGTTTTCTCGCCGGCGTCGGCGCGTTCATCGGCCTTTGCTTCGGTGCATGGTCGCTGGCTCTCGCCCTTATTCTCTGCAACCGGGTCATGGACGGACTGGACGGCGCCGTGGCCCGCATCCAGGGCCCGACGGATCGCGGAGCCTATCTCGATATAGCGCTCGATATGGTGTTTTACGCCCTCATACCGCTGGGTTTTGCCGTTCAGGCTCCCGCTATCCATGCACTGCCGGCGGCTGTGCTGATCGTCTCCTTCGTCGGAACCGGCTCGTCCTTCCTCGCCTTTTCCGCAGTGGCCGCCAAGCGCGGCAGGGAGGCGCCGGAGTTTCCCACGAAGGGCATCTATTACGCGGGAGGATTGGCGGAAGGATTTGAGACAATCGCGATCTTCGTCGCAATGTGCCTGTTTCCCGGAAATTTTCCAGTGATCGCCTATGGTTTCGCAGCGCTCTGCGCGCTGACCACCGTGATCCGGTGGCGGCAGGGCTGGGTCGCCTTTTCCGGCGCCGTAAAATGA
- a CDS encoding class II aldolase/adducin family protein: protein MLEELKQIVCEQNHELPAAGLVVGSGGNVSARDPETGLVVIKPSGVKFAKLTPETMVVVDLDGNIVDGVMKPSVDTGVHLYIYRHRDDVFGIAHTHSPYATSFAARGERIPAVLTPITHMLGRDVPCSRYATPGEVDTGRAVIEAAEGGWAALVKAHGVFTMGTSAKEATAIAMYLEEAAKTTHFALLRGGVEELSAAEQARCYNWFRKNYGQTGNKDVGS, encoded by the coding sequence ATGCTGGAAGAGCTGAAGCAGATCGTCTGCGAACAGAACCACGAACTGCCGGCAGCCGGCCTGGTGGTGGGCTCAGGCGGCAATGTGTCGGCGCGCGATCCGGAAACCGGGCTCGTCGTCATCAAACCGTCGGGCGTCAAGTTCGCCAAGCTGACGCCGGAGACCATGGTGGTGGTTGACCTTGACGGCAACATCGTCGACGGCGTGATGAAGCCGTCGGTCGACACCGGGGTCCATCTCTACATCTACCGTCATCGCGACGACGTCTTCGGCATCGCCCACACCCATTCGCCCTATGCCACGAGCTTTGCCGCGCGCGGCGAGCGGATACCCGCCGTGCTCACGCCGATCACGCATATGCTTGGTCGGGACGTTCCCTGTTCGCGCTATGCAACGCCGGGCGAGGTCGATACCGGGCGCGCGGTGATCGAGGCGGCTGAGGGCGGCTGGGCGGCGCTCGTCAAGGCGCACGGCGTGTTCACCATGGGCACGTCCGCCAAAGAGGCGACGGCCATCGCCATGTATCTGGAAGAGGCGGCGAAAACGACGCATTTTGCCCTGCTGCGCGGCGGCGTCGAAGAATTGTCTGCCGCCGAGCAAGCGCGCTGCTATAACTGGTTCCGCAAGAATTACGGCCAAACGGGAAACAAGGACGTCGGCAGCTAA